From the genome of Bacteroides sp. MSB163, one region includes:
- a CDS encoding DUF6706 family protein: MTVNEYISQKFQTFGIQLSEAELLDMCLNSKISGEDEMNEDCYGRVSVAIVMFIPSLLLRATSISESGFSMSWNIQGIKDYYSWLCKQYGLKDELSNKPKCTFL, translated from the coding sequence ATGACGGTAAACGAATACATATCACAGAAGTTTCAGACTTTCGGCATTCAGTTGTCGGAAGCTGAACTTTTGGATATGTGTCTGAACTCGAAGATAAGCGGAGAGGATGAGATGAATGAGGATTGTTACGGCCGTGTCTCTGTAGCGATTGTGATGTTCATCCCTTCTTTATTACTTCGTGCCACTTCAATCAGTGAAAGCGGTTTTTCTATGTCTTGGAACATTCAAGGTATTAAGGATTACTATTCATGGCTGTGCAAGCAGTACGGATTGAAAGACGAGTTGAGCAACAAACCTAAATGCACTTTCTTATGA